CAAACAAACAGTGTATATCTCAGAACGCAACACGGGTCTTTCAAACGGacacatcgccatggcaacacgctTACCCGCAGGAAGGAGTGTCACCATGGAGGACCAGGAAAGAAAATGGGTGGCCAATAAGAAGGCGGTGATGTTTACAGGATCTAGTCTCACACAGTCTGGAAGTGTCAAAGATCTCATCCACAAGTTCTCCACGAGTGATGGACCACATATGGCCAATGGTTCACCACCTCTTTTGTGCACAAGTGCATCGTTGAGGGTCAAAACTCAAGAGCCAATGGACAGAACAGGGGAACAGGATTCTGGCAGCGTTGGGAAAACaagacatgaaaacaaatgtGGCGTGAAAAACCAGAACCGTACTTCCTCTAGTGAAGTATCAGAGGCCAAAAAGCAAAATCCACCTCGCTCCAAAAGCGCAGAGCCAAAACGTCAAAACACAGACAAAAAACATGAAGAAAACGCTGCTAACACAGGAAAGGCAACAAACACTGCAAACAACAAACACAGCAAAGAAGACAAACACTCCAAAGACAAATCCCATCGCACCAAGGACAAGCAAGATGCTGCGGTTCCTGGTGCGGTAAGTGCCGATAAGTGCTGACTTCGCTTCCGGTTCCAGACCCGACAGATCGCCGTTGCAAGACACACTGCTTTTCtgcaaatcacaaaaaaacagacaCCTGAAGAGTTAAGAGTTGCAAGCATGCACCTGCCGACAGGCAGCCAATGAAATTCGATTGCTTTTGAGCACAGCTGCACGCTTGATCAATCACCGTTGACACTAACCAATTGTAAAGTCTTGTCTTGACATTTCATTGCAGTTGTACGCTACGAGTGTTTTGTCCATGCATGAGCGTTCTTGATTTGTGTGTTTCAGATGTGCTTGTCAATGTGTGTCCGAGTGTTTGTTAGCTACAACACATGTCAGATCTGCTCTAGTCAGTGTGCAAATTGTACAGCGGGATCGACTTTTTAAAGAAATTTCTATAGGTCATTTTCAAGGTGGAATCTGTTGGGGACTCAGCAATCAAATCGTCTTTTGGTGCCCCTAGCACAGTTAGCGAAATGTCAAAAGACTGCAGTTTTGTCAACCAACAACCTGATACTGGTCCCAACTAAAATTGCTCGATTAACacccttttttcttttctgctaTTGTTACCTCCCCAGCCAAATGCAACTTCTGGCCAGTAGCCTCTGTTTAATGTGCGGTGAAAATACGCGCTCTGATAAACTTGTCATCGGACTATTGTTGTTTCAGAAAcatgcttttgaaatgtatttacacTCAGGCTAACGTTACTTCTGGTCGGTAGCATCTGTTTGCCGTCAGGTGAAAATGCGTGCTCTGACAAACTTGTTACTGGACTTTTGTAGTTTCTGAAACATGTTTCAGAAACGTATTTATACTCAGGTGAATGCGACTTCTGGTCATTAGTGTCTGTTTGATGTCAGGTGTACATATGTGCTCCGATAAAGTTGTCATGGGACTTTTTAGTGTCTGAAACAttgtttgaaaatcttgaaacTTATTTATACTTCTATGTAAAAAGAATGTCATTTTAAGACCCACCCACAACTTTTGTTTTATATTCCTTTGGAAGGGGGTTCAAGCCTAATTTGGAGGGCTTCAACAACCCAACATGCTAGTTACTTTTTTGTTACTTTGGCCCTTCTAGAAAGGTCCAATACCCCCAAACCCCTCTATAATTCACACCCTGGttctagtcttttttttttttttttttggtgtgtttgATTTACATTGCTGGTGTTGATTTTTAATGTCTAGTTCAACAACTCCAACACTGTCACTAACGCTAgtcatactttttatttattttttttacccagaATTCAGACTGCAACGGGGATAAGCAGCAAGTCAGTACTCCATCTGAGGACGAACCCACGACCCCTCAAATCCGAACAAACCCGAAGTACCAGCTCTACCTGGGGTCCAATGATAACAGCGGCTCTAACGGTTCAGTGGGGAAGAGCAGCTCACTTAATGGCGGAACCAAAGGAAACCTTCTGAAAATCAGTTCAGCCATGCCCGGATCAATGGAGTCACTGTCGTCACGGGACTGGGACAGCATGTCTGACAGAGTAAGTGTCTATCTGCTGTTTCATGATGTGTTTATTCTTATggaacgttacttttaaaagtaatatattgcattattgcatTACTAAAATTACTAAATTTGTAACATTAATTCTTACCTTGGACACTAACATGGTAGTTCCTTTGTGTTACTTTTCCTCATTTTTAGCTAACAAAGAGTTTGTTTTCAAAAAGCAATTTAACTGTTTTTTCTTTGCTGTGAAGTCATTTGCATTGTAGATAGTTTTGTTGATTATAGTGGGAACATTCTGGTGATTTTGCATGGCATTACTAATCACAATGCTTTATTTATTACTTTCAAAAATATATCTTATTATATAGCATGCATTACTTGTAATGCATTACCCCAACACTCTATGTCTGCTTGTATGTGTGCATAAGTGACAATGGGATCATATGATATGCAGACACCTCTTGCGTCAAAATATCCCACACAATGCATCTTAAAACATACAGGTAGCTAGGCTAAGACTACATAATGAATGGAACACATTTGCACATGAGGTCTTTATTAATAAAATGAAGTCAATATTAAAACAGTAAACTCCTTCTGATGGACTAAACTGTAACCATTTCACTTTTTTCTTTCAGACAGGTGGATTTGAAAGCCCTCCCAGAGTATTTAACAGTCCGTATGCAACGATGTCATTGGACTATAATCCCTTAAACAAAATGTCTGATTATAAGGTAACTGTCTGCTGCATGATGTTAGGGTTACCTCGCTGTTAGAGTTTATGCAGATTTGCACATTGTTTATGTATGAATGTGCCTCCCTCCAGTGGGCACAACATGCACTCCATCCTCTGCGTATATTGACAAATACTCATTTATACTGTTTTTATACTTATTATGCATGCCGTATTTATgaccacaaataaataaagagattacatgttatatttgttataatataaatattaaactaaTAAGAAATAGTGACCTTTTACAgcacataaaaaatacaaacccttttacattcatttaaatttgaaaacattCAAAAACATAAGATACCTATTGTATTTTGTTTCGCAATAACTTGTTATCGACATCCTAACTCatttttatgtatgtgtgtgcatatgttttGTTTATGCATGCATGCACATGGGGATATATAGTATActtcaatttctttgttttttatttcttaatttcaTTATGAAATTAGGAATCGTATtatctgataatataatttacatttttatttatgggAAAGTATTTTGCATAAGCCCCTATAGGCTTTCTTTTTACATTCCAAGCACTTTACTTCACCTTTATTCTTGTGTTctgtatgcaaataaaaataaagtgctaaatgtaaaaattgtattttaattttcctgaagaaaaaaaactccATGTAATTTGTCAACAACACTCTTACAGTGATTAGTGATGTTCTTAATGATTTTTGTCGGTATAGCAGACACTGGAAGTGATGTCACCTGCCGTCTCAGAGATGAACCTGTTTGGTTTAAACAGAAGTGTGAGTCCCGTTCGCAGTCCAGTCATGGCTCATCGCTCACGCATTACCAACTACGAAAGTCTCACTCGAAGACGAGAGGTGAAATGATGACCTCTGTTCTGTCTCTTTGTTGCATGTGTTGTTTTGTTCAGTGATTTGCAGATTTCATCCATTGCACGTTTACAaatctcgtgtgtgtgtgtgtgcgtgtgtgtttttttgggggtttttcttTTCTGTAGCCCCCACCAGGTCAATTACTGCAGCGAAACAACCAGCCAAACAAACGTGATTTCATCCAGGAACTGACCAAACAACTGGAGGACTGTCAGAGAGTTAGTATGATTGCTCAACACAcagaaaatcattttgattttgattgttttctttaaagcaaaaaacttgtttacagtaatgcacttacaatggaagtctatggtgcAAGTGTAGCAGAGCGTCTAAAAGCATGTATTATTCCATACAATTGCAATGCTTTGCTGACTATTAGTCTTGTGGCTAATGTAATGTTTATTGCATCACTTCTACAGTTCTGTTTGATTTTCTAAATTGAGATCTAAAATGATTCCCAGTTGTAATGGACATCACACCACAAATACTGTCGCTAGAGCTTTACTTGTCTTGAACCCTGAACATTTCTTAAATTATTTGCCAATCTGCTGTGCGTGTTCCAGAGGAATCAGTTTCTCGAGGCAGAGAGAATCGAGATGGAAAAGGAGAGAAACCAGATCCGCTTTGAGATGAGGGGTCTGCTGGTGAATAATGAAGATCTGCtgcgcacaaacacacagatgcaGGGAGAGATGAGCCGACTGAGAGAGAAGATCGTTGAGTTAGAGAGCAACAACAACGTCCTGATGGAACGCTTCAAACAGATGGAGGTGAGACATCATCAATACAGCTGTGATCAGATGACTGACATTGATCAatactgacacacaaacacgtgtgtgtgtgtgtgtttgtagaaaGAGCTGAAGGAGGCTCGAGAGGTGATGGTAGAAGCCAACACACAAGAATACGCCTTCAACTTCCTGCAACAGTCACTCAAGAACAAAATACAAGACAcagaggtcagtgtgtgtgtgtgtgtgtgtcactgatATCTCAAGTGTACAATATTTAAGAGTGATCttttcaggggggcctgggtagctcagtgagtaaagacacctGCTCAAAATAGCAGCAAGTAAAGtgcagtgagctatgagcctaaatagcataAAACATCGATcctcaaatgataaaatctcacattaaagtaaaaaaaaaaaaatgaaactgtcactgcctgtatatgcacgctgcccgggcaggttcacatTTCTGTGAGGCAGCGAACACAAGtattgtcatgtgcgtggagttacactgctgcggttaaatagcctctttggggtgctttgatttttaaatggtttcaaatcaaatggcattgaacttgtctaattgtCTGTAATATGCACAccagagaaaaagggaaaaaacactgtcttactgtttatcaagtgctgaaactttgctcggtgaaaaacaacctggaaaCAAGTTTAAtcgtgtaacagtcacatgaagtcctctttgcaacttgAACTTCTTCAGACCGCAGCGCAACGATTAAAACACaatgcaggtgtttcgagatgcgtttaCAAACATGAACGTTCTTTTTAACTTGGATGCGGCGATCCTGCTCAAGACGCTGAAAGAAAAAACAGTCAAAGACGCCCATCCAGTGCATGttaacagaataaaaaaacagcacagacgcacacaaaagcatgtttgaacagcccctaactcacccTATACTTAAAAAACTGTCCCAAACCCAGCCAGAAAACCCAACGGTTtgtcgggttgaagacctctattgaacatgtagaataaccgaatagtgattttggcaTTCGAATAGTGGTGCGTCGAACGATTATCCAAAAGTCGACTATCCGTGCAAATCCCTTTATGCAATTTAGGCTAATCTAGTTtaatatgcatttatttgtgtattacaCAAATgtgaaatgacaaaaaatgtcaCAAGTATTTGGTAATTGCCATACGGCTTATGTCAAATGCATgcttattttacaaaatatatgataaaatgcatgtaaatattacaatgttttattacttttattctttGTAATCCTTGCAATTTATGTCAATAAAGCCCAATAAAATGttgaagattttttatttaaatcctgTGACAATTACCAGCAATATTTATTAATAAGCAAAATGTAAAAGTATCTTGAGTAATCATGAAAGATGTTAATCGATACTTCGTTAACATTGTGTAGGTGGTATAAAATCatataaattaaatgtttacaaTTTTTGTTGTCTATTATTTTCGATGTCTTCTGAAAGTTTGGTTATTATTGTTCATTCTATAGGATGCTCTGGAGAAACAGGCGCGGCACGCTCAGACTCTGTCTGAGAAATTGTGGCTCGCTGAACGCAGTCTAGAAGAACTGGAGGTGGAGAAAGAAACTAAAGCCAAGAAAGCTTTAGAACTCAGTAACAGTGTGTTCAGACTGGAGACAgaggtacacacactcacacacacacagtcacacacagtcacacacagtcacgcacacacacacacacacacactctcacacacacacagtcacatacTCACAcagtcacgcacacacacacacacccacataaacatacacacacacatacacacaaacacacacacacacacagtcacacaaacatacacacacacacacacagtcacacactcacacagtcacgcacacacactcacactcacacagtcacacactcacacagtcatgcacacacactcacacacacacagtcacacactcacacagtcacgcacacacacacacacacacacacacacacacacacatacacacacacacacacacacacagtcacgcacacacacacacacacagtcacacacagtcacacacacacacacacacacatacaaacatacacacacagtcgtacacacaaacacacacacatatatacacacatacacccacagtcacacacacacacacacacacagtcacacacatacaaacttacacacacacacagtcacacacatacacacaaacacagtcacacaaacacatacacacacacacacgcacagtcacacacaaacacacacaaatacacacacacacacatacacacagtcacacacaaacacacacacacacacacacacacacacacacatatacacacatatacacacacacagtcacacacacacacacacacacacacacacacaaacacacatatacacacacaaacacacatacacacacacacacacacacacacagtcacacacacaaacacacagtcacacacaaacacacacacacacacatacacacacagtcacacacaaacacacatacacacacacagtcacacacacatacacacacacacacacacacacagtcacatgcacacacacacatatacacacacatacacacacaaaaagattATTTTTCCCCACCCACACAGTCTTGACtacatcagcagaaaagaaaagtCTTGAGAAAGTTGCTATATTCTGACAAAATGATTATGAAACCATAAGAACAAAGACATTTATAAATGACGTAAAATGACATGTCGTCTTGTTTGTGTGTCAGTTGTCAGACGCTCTGCAGGAATGCAGTCATGCTCGAGCTGAACTGAGTCTGCAGCAGAAACTGCGAACGGATGCGCAGCTGCGTGTGGAGGAGCTGGAGGAGAGCGTTCTGGAGAAAGATCAAGAGCTCCTGCGTCTCACACAGATCGTCAGCAGACTGCAGGGAGAGGTGAACAACTCGACTAAACTCTACATACAAACCAAACCTGGAAAACTTCACCGTACTCTTGATCAGAATTGAATTGGTCATATCGGCCAACATTTAAATGATACTTTGACAATGGTTCGGAGttgttagaaagctgagactttccttCTTACTATAGTGCATAAAATGTGTGATGAAGGATGTTTGAGCACATTTGAACACCGTTATGACCGTGCTTGTATctcttctctgtgtgtgtgtgtgtgtgtgtgtaggtgactGATAAGTTGAGCGTTCGGGAACAGACTCTAGAAGAGGAGATTCAGCTGCGTGAACGTGTTCAGCTTCAGTGTAAACAAGCCGAGAGAACTGTGGAGGATTTACGCATGGAAATGCAGACGCTGAATCAGTCAAGAGACGACCTCGCCAAACAACTCAAACTAGCACAGGTACTCACTCATATAGACATGCAATAATACATGCACGCTCATTTCAGGTAGCTGTTCTGACCTGATGTGTGTTTCAGGAGAAGATCATCGATCTAGAGAGTGATCTAGAGGAGCTGCAGGAGAACGAGCAGAGATGGGCGTCCAAACACAAGAGAGCTCTGGATCAGGTCAGTACAGCATCACAACACTCAAAAAGATAGAGGTtcgtctcgcatagccagactaCGGGCGTAAATACGGAAGTATATTATTGAAAAATGTCTTTGATGCAAAAAAGCACACTAaattgcactaattgaaaaataagcaTATTGCAATAACAGTGCTTGGATTGTTTTAGGGGTGCAATTCAACATGGGTTTATATTTAAGCTATATTTGACCATTacaaattcaataataaatattcaccctCCAAAGttgatttcaaaatgtattattcgaCAGGTAATATTCAATCCATTATAATTCGCTTTACAAATTCACCTCTAAaatttcagtggttcaaatttggtTGGAAATTGCACATCCTGCCGTTGAAATGTTAGAGGCGAGTTTGTCAATGGAccatcaaataataaagaatattttgggactgaactttggaaggtgaatatttagaGGTTCATGCACAAagtgctagaaaccctattgtttgtgctcagattttttttactattattattattattatttttctgccttaaaactgaTCGTGGAGCCCAAACCGTAAGGCGTAGAGACAAGAAACTTGGTCAGAAGGTAGTACTCACTGTCGCTACTCAGGCACAAAGTCTCGCCCTGATCGGCCAGACGGTGGCGCTAGAGTgagcaaaacaaaaacttttagaAAAATGGCTATAATGTttcaatatcaataattattaaaaaaagtttgaactttcgattcacGTTAGCTACGATACGCGAAAACACAGGAAGTAGGCGTGGCCacttttacgtaaatggctataactcttgaacgaaATGAGATTTCTTCACTAAACCTGACTAAATACTTATGTATGGACTCTATCTGAGGATGCACAAAATAATCTGTGCAGTTttgccacttggtggcgctagaacagggaaaaacatgaaaatggctgtaactatggaaccgttggtccgattgacttcaaactttgcatgcAATGTGTTTTTCTCAAGTGCCATCAATGTATATGAGGACATTTGcgtatgtttaaaaacatggccgccattggccaatcagctttcagcagctattaAACAAGGTTAACAAAGGTCGATCAGaatgaaacttggtggacctatttgactcttggcctaagtgcaaagttttaaaaaaatcagccactgggtggcgctatcacgatttttgtgcGCGTTAACGGTTGTATATAACACAGTGTTGTTCATATCATATGATACCTCTTCTCATTCTGAACAAATGGTATCCGTCAAACCGttcgttaaatatttgagattacattaaaaacctacttttgcgaactagtcctaggtttttcgctcagTCCCAACGAAACAAGTGCcacaagattctctggagtctatttatgaataattatcccaaaaaaaatttactttcgaTTTTACGTGTCGACGGCATTCAAAATATAAGTAGTTGACTTAGCCACTGCTACTTAAATAGCTATAACTCTTAAACGGAATGAGATATGGGGCtcggccacttggtggcgctataacaatgACAAAATTTAAAGTGGATGTAACAACGTTACTGCTTTTCCGATTGAGTTGATATTTTGTATGcaatttgtgcattgtctttgttGCATAAAGCTTGAGAAATGCCTAATATAGTCCAGAACATGGGCTTAAAGGCCCTACGGTGCTTGAACCTCGATAACTgaatttttaatgatttaaatatacaACAATGATAAATCGCAGCCCCCAAAATGCAGACACTGTTAAAGCgatgtgtttatttttcatttaatgcaATTCGGCATGCTTTGTTGTGTcttttgtcattaatatacttccatacaTAAAGTCTGACCCACATTGAGACTTGTTCTGCCCACTTGTAAACATATAAACTGACCAAGcacagattgttttgtttttacgacGTTTAGTGATAGTAAATCTGAAATCGGACCTAACACTGCAGATTTTACAGGTATCATAGATGATTTCTAACTATCGCCCTTTGTGTGTGCAATATCCATCAGACAGTCAATAAAGAGTCTTAATGCTGGATGAAGTGAGATTAAAGAAAAGTAACatgagtaaatgtgtgtgtttgttttacagTCTGAACAACTACAGCTGAAACTCATTCAGAAGAAAGATCTGAACGACCAGCTCGAGTGTGAGAAAGTCATTCTGGAGAGACAGGTGCGTGTGTGTAACCAAAATATGCATCATGACAATAATTAAACGATCTGATTCAAACGTTGACGGACATATgaaata
The DNA window shown above is from Myxocyprinus asiaticus isolate MX2 ecotype Aquarium Trade chromosome 40, UBuf_Myxa_2, whole genome shotgun sequence and carries:
- the LOC127430827 gene encoding cingulin-like isoform X2; protein product: MPGMSSQETSMNSDCNGDKQQVSTPSEDEPTTPQIRTNPKYQLYLGSNDNSGSNGSVGKSSSLNGGTKGNLLKISSAMPGSMESLSSRDWDSMSDRTGGFESPPRVFNSPYATMSLDYNPLNKMSDYKTLEVMSPAVSEMNLFGLNRSVSPVRSPVMAHRSRITNYESLTRRREPPPGQLLQRNNQPNKRDFIQELTKQLEDCQRRNQFLEAERIEMEKERNQIRFEMRGLLVNNEDLLRTNTQMQGEMSRLREKIVELESNNNVLMERFKQMEKELKEAREVMVEANTQEYAFNFLQQSLKNKIQDTEDALEKQARHAQTLSEKLWLAERSLEELEVEKETKAKKALELSNSVFRLETELSDALQECSHARAELSLQQKLRTDAQLRVEELEESVLEKDQELLRLTQIVSRLQGEVTDKLSVREQTLEEEIQLRERVQLQCKQAERTVEDLRMEMQTLNQSRDDLAKQLKLAQEKIIDLESDLEELQENEQRWASKHKRALDQSEQLQLKLIQKKDLNDQLECEKVILERQLRDLRCEMEELQNNKVEVDSITRAEIKAKELENTLRTEERNKVVMANTISKLERKINELTEQMEEEHKISAEQRELMTQRIRSLKRQLNEAEEEASRRDVQHRHTQRELMEEREANSRLQRQLLDQHMQFKRKESRQTLENLKLDLSVEEEEIEEEEDQEKEPTSTEKHVMQV
- the LOC127430827 gene encoding cingulin-like isoform X1, with amino-acid sequence MPGMSSQETSMNSDCNGDKQQVSTPSEDEPTTPQIRTNPKYQLYLGSNDNSGSNGSVGKSSSLNGGTKGNLLKISSAMPGSMESLSSRDWDSMSDRTGGFESPPRVFNSPYATMSLDYNPLNKMSDYKQTLEVMSPAVSEMNLFGLNRSVSPVRSPVMAHRSRITNYESLTRRREPPPGQLLQRNNQPNKRDFIQELTKQLEDCQRRNQFLEAERIEMEKERNQIRFEMRGLLVNNEDLLRTNTQMQGEMSRLREKIVELESNNNVLMERFKQMEKELKEAREVMVEANTQEYAFNFLQQSLKNKIQDTEDALEKQARHAQTLSEKLWLAERSLEELEVEKETKAKKALELSNSVFRLETELSDALQECSHARAELSLQQKLRTDAQLRVEELEESVLEKDQELLRLTQIVSRLQGEVTDKLSVREQTLEEEIQLRERVQLQCKQAERTVEDLRMEMQTLNQSRDDLAKQLKLAQEKIIDLESDLEELQENEQRWASKHKRALDQSEQLQLKLIQKKDLNDQLECEKVILERQLRDLRCEMEELQNNKVEVDSITRAEIKAKELENTLRTEERNKVVMANTISKLERKINELTEQMEEEHKISAEQRELMTQRIRSLKRQLNEAEEEASRRDVQHRHTQRELMEEREANSRLQRQLLDQHMQFKRKESRQTLENLKLDLSVEEEEIEEEEDQEKEPTSTEKHVMQV